The following nucleotide sequence is from Zingiber officinale cultivar Zhangliang chromosome 10A, Zo_v1.1, whole genome shotgun sequence.
AACAATTCAACCAAGTTCACAACCAAAAATCCAAACTAGTTCAAAACAAGTCCAGAACGTCATGTTTCTATCCAAAAGTCCACAACATCAAAGCCTAAGATgtaggaggaggaggtggagttGAAGATGAATCATGAATCAGAGAATCTAATGCTCCAAGTGCCAATCGGTTAAGTATTTGTTCAACCAAATCTTTTCTTGATTTAATTGATGCTAACTCATCTTGGGTGTTTGCTAGCTGAATTTTGGTGTTCGCTAACTCATCTTGGGTCGATTGAAGTCTTTCACGCAATACAACATTAGTTGATCTGGATGAGGATGTGACATCTGAAGAAGTGGACCTAACTGGCTTCGACCCACTTCCAAGTCCTCTGATGTATCTAGACCGAGTACCGAGGACCtaatagaaaattttgaagataataaaacatatgatatgatatgatgataataaaacatatgatatgatatgatatactaAAAAATAAGTGGGAGCAAAGTGAATTTAAATGAGACATGAGAACCAGTTGAAGCTCGAGGCAAAGCTTCAGGATTTGGATGTAATCTACATTGATaaacatgaatcaaatttaacatTGTTCATTATTTCTTTTTTCTGTTTTGTAACTTAGCTTTGTTAGATCAAAATAAAGGAACTATAAATTGGCACTGGTGTTAAAAGTCTTATCTTGAATTCTCAACAGGTAGAATGGAATGGAGGCACCGAAACTGAGGAAATAATTGCTAGGATACAACAAAGGGAAGAAGCTGCAGTTAAGCGCGATCGAGCAATGACTTATGCATTCTCCCATCAGGTCTGTAGTCGAACAACTTGCTAAGGTGTGATGAAAACTTATCAAAATAATTGTACTGCTTGGAATTGTCTTCCACCTGATGCAGTGGAGGGCAAGCTCAGGGATCAACCAAGGGTCATTTATGTATGAGCTAGCAAAAGGTAACTGGGAATGGAGTTGGGTGGACAAGTGGATTGCAGCACAGGCATGGGAGACAAGGCCTTCTGCTCAGTCTCAAGTTAAGCCGGCCTTGAAAGCCAACAAGAACGCCAACCCCTCAACCCAGACAACACCCACTTCATCAAAGCTTGCAAGCACCGATGCAAAGGTTTCAATCAAGAAACCTCCTAAGCAACCAGATGAAGATACTACTCTGAAGATCATAAATACTGCCTAATTATTTTACTTCTAGTATTTTCCTCTAGCAAAGATATACTACATATCTGTCACTTCAAACGATTAATATCCTAAAAGCAGAACAATCTATGTTTTAAGTTTTACAGGCCATAGAAAAATCGAGAGATTGTAATGTACACCAACGGATTGTAATGCAACATTTCATATAAAAATATCGAGACaacatgtcatatatattttgaaaaaatgaaAATTGTATCGGCGGTTATTAAATATTATTCTCACAGACTTGATCACAAACTGTATCTGTAATTTGGACTACATCGATGACATCTTCAGGATTTTGTGATAGAATGCACTCATCACGTAGTCTCACTATATCATCCTAAAAAAAACAAACATgttaaaaatattgtaaaaaataattatgcaaAGTTAAgaacaaattcactaaataaggtCATAACATACATATGCAGTTTTTGCCGTGTCCCCAATCCACCCTTTCTTCGAGCTATAATGAGTTTCATTAAAGACAGTAATCCTATCTTTTCTTTGTGACTGATCGGTCTAAAAAAATATTGTGTtaatattttaatcaacaaacAATACAAGATAACTATAATTAACACTTACACCGTCGTAACTATACTGGATGAATGATTTAGAACCTCCACGATGGTTATATGGGAGTTTTCCTCGATTTTTGACATTTATTGCAGATCATTTGTACAAcacaaaattttgtataaataaaacaatagttatggaacaaataattaaatttttatataaataagacATTTGTTATAAAATGAGTTACCTGAAATGCTTCAGATTCAAACAGAGCACACATGTagtcccaatcatcttgagtctcATAGAACTCAAGAGGAATATGTTGTCGATGCTCAGCAGGAGGAAGGTGCGATAGCTTCTTATAATGGTTATGCATTTTAGATCTATTGTCTCTATATCGTGCACTCATCAATCGGTCGGTCTCTTTCATGACCGACGATGAGCCCTCCTGAAAACTTATATCAAAAGCAGCTTGAAAAATGGTTAGTAATAAAGGAGTCATTATAAATATGTTGAATTACTTATACTTACTGATATTCGATCGTATATCATCCTTTTATTCTCAGCGGGGATGTGTTTCCAACTCTTATCTTGTAATGGTGCTGACTTCTTTACCGAGAGGCCTAACTCAGTCATAAATGAAGCTGCATTAGGGCCAATGGGATGCCCATCGCTCTGACGGAAAGTAACGGGCAATCTACCTAGAGCACTGATCTGGTGTCACAGCCGATCAGAATGTGTGCCACGTGTCTCCCTACGTAGCGGTCGGCCTGTAAATGCAATAGTGTTAACAATCAATAGATGAAATAtctaaataatatttttctaatttaaatgcAAAACAACTTACCACTGGAAGAACTATCTATCATCTTACAGGTGTCTCTAAAACTGGTAAATGCTCAATCCTCTTAGGCGACATGGCTGTCACATATTCATCATATATAGATCAACAAATATGTATCAACAtatatagatatctacaagtaatgaattaaaaataaaggaaaacatATTTACCATGTTCATAAAAATTATTCACCACTATCATCTGAAAGAGATAATTGATCATCTGTGTCACTATCAATTTCAATATCTTCATCCTCATCGTTAAGAAAACTTTGAGCATCCCTAGCTAGCTCCACTTGTGCATTTGGCATATTTATATGTTGATGCTCAACATCTAATCTACAAAGTTGGGATATCTCTAATTCTTCACCAACTACAAGTTgcttcattagaagaattatcaTGGTTAGTCTCAATATTGAAATTATTTCCGGATTCAATTTATTCTGATACTTCATCAAATTCAGTTACTTCATATATTTCTCGGCGTTGAACCTTTTGCACTACCTTCCAATGACCTCCACActttatatcatttaaataataaaCTTGGTTTACTTGGTTGGCCAAAATGAATGGGTCATcaacgtaccatgttttagaagtgTCAATAGATAACAGACCAAACTCTTcaactattgatttttttttcggaTTACAT
It contains:
- the LOC122026682 gene encoding protein IQ-DOMAIN 10-like; protein product: MRHENQLKLEAKLQDLDVEWNGGTETEEIIARIQQREEAAVKRDRAMTYAFSHQWRASSGINQGSFMYELAKGNWEWSWVDKWIAAQAWETRPSAQSQVKPALKANKNANPSTQTTPTSSKLASTDAKVSIKKPPKQPDEDTTLKIINTA